A section of the Paenibacillus aurantius genome encodes:
- a CDS encoding DUF2691 family protein, which translates to MKRGIRFEIPNEYGSFLGEMLKPMKITSFHWYVGSEEAYLVNENEIGESLFPDEIHGLDGLLLKELIEKDTFVIFANLKAFPKDKNVVDVHTYEEFMNSHCELVCLVTDCVYVDIYCKDKALLETLFENATRNRFENIHYLTNENDDRIRLSVW; encoded by the coding sequence ATGAAAAGAGGAATCCGTTTTGAGATACCCAATGAGTATGGAAGTTTCCTTGGAGAAATGCTTAAGCCTATGAAAATCACATCGTTTCATTGGTATGTCGGGAGTGAAGAAGCCTATTTGGTTAATGAAAATGAAATAGGTGAATCACTTTTCCCTGACGAGATACACGGGCTGGATGGTTTACTCCTTAAAGAGCTTATCGAAAAAGACACGTTCGTTATCTTTGCTAATTTAAAGGCATTTCCTAAAGATAAGAATGTAGTGGATGTTCATACTTATGAGGAATTTATGAATAGCCATTGTGAGCTCGTTTGTTTGGTAACCGACTGTGTTTATGTGGATATTTATTGTAAGGACAAAGCATTGCTTGAAACCCTATTTGAAAATGCAACAAGGAATCGGTTTGAAAATATCCATTATTTAACCAATGAAAATGACGATAGAATAAGGCTATCGGTATGGTAA
- a CDS encoding extracellular solute-binding protein, with the protein MDFDHKSGRGKFRSKLQHMIERLRNDILIGTYKPGEFLPSETAFVKQYGLSNKSVRKALDELVAEGLIVKINRVGSKVTEKGSQSAVVKLGVSSSIEDDIVLAKLLEDFGTLHPHVHVKTVTITRSEYASQIKNYLESGLIDAFTLNSLHFQELAESGALELVEPMEADREIYPFLNDVFCHDKEYFAKPIVFSPIVLAYNRAHFREMNVPEPDGSWTWEDALKHAATLSRVKGRHGLYFIMVSSLRWPVFLMQSGEDFKPDRNGKYDIAGSKLLEGIQLSKRVITTQDNYVGFLVEDNKDIMDLFRQGNVSMMLASYMSLNEFKESTLDYDISPAPFLHDPCTMLHAIGASLRRTDQENGAARLLVDYLGSSRAQQIVRQGTVSIPAVRSLNESPIEEPDPINRPPRYALYREIMASYQTRSKLNLSAQSFHLLGKLLKKYWSNLIDEDELCEKIREQL; encoded by the coding sequence ATGGACTTCGACCATAAATCGGGCCGGGGTAAGTTCCGTTCCAAATTGCAGCATATGATCGAACGGCTGCGAAACGATATCCTGATCGGCACGTATAAGCCCGGCGAGTTTCTTCCTTCCGAGACGGCTTTCGTCAAGCAGTACGGGCTAAGCAACAAATCCGTTCGAAAAGCCCTTGACGAGCTGGTGGCCGAGGGTTTGATCGTTAAGATCAATCGGGTGGGAAGCAAAGTCACGGAGAAAGGGAGCCAATCCGCTGTCGTTAAGCTTGGCGTCAGTTCTTCCATCGAAGACGACATTGTATTGGCCAAGTTACTAGAAGATTTCGGCACTTTGCATCCCCATGTACACGTCAAAACCGTAACGATCACCCGGTCCGAATACGCAAGCCAGATCAAGAATTATTTGGAGAGCGGCCTGATTGATGCTTTTACGTTGAACAGCCTGCATTTTCAGGAGCTGGCGGAATCGGGAGCGCTGGAACTGGTGGAGCCGATGGAAGCGGATCGTGAAATATACCCTTTTCTGAACGACGTGTTCTGCCATGACAAGGAATACTTCGCCAAGCCTATCGTCTTCTCGCCGATTGTCCTCGCTTATAACCGCGCCCATTTTCGCGAAATGAACGTACCCGAACCGGACGGAAGCTGGACATGGGAAGACGCGCTGAAGCACGCCGCGACGCTCTCCCGGGTAAAAGGACGGCATGGCCTTTATTTCATTATGGTATCTTCCCTGCGGTGGCCCGTCTTTCTTATGCAAAGCGGCGAGGACTTCAAGCCCGATCGGAACGGCAAGTATGACATTGCCGGCAGCAAGCTTCTGGAGGGCATCCAATTGTCCAAACGTGTTATCACGACACAGGACAATTATGTAGGGTTCCTGGTCGAAGATAACAAAGACATCATGGATTTATTTCGTCAAGGCAACGTGTCCATGATGCTGGCCAGCTATATGTCGCTCAATGAGTTCAAGGAATCGACGCTGGATTATGACATTTCGCCCGCCCCGTTCCTGCACGACCCCTGCACGATGCTGCATGCCATCGGTGCTTCCCTTCGCCGAACGGACCAAGAAAATGGGGCGGCCCGCTTGTTGGTCGACTACTTGGGATCGTCCAGGGCGCAGCAGATTGTCCGCCAAGGGACGGTCAGTATTCCCGCCGTCCGATCCCTGAATGAATCGCCAATCGAAGAACCGGATCCGATTAACCGGCCGCCGCGGTATGCTTTGTATCGCGAAATCATGGCTTCTTACCAAACGCGCAGCAAGTTAAACCTATCCGCCCAGTCGTTCCATTTGCTCGGTAAACTATTGAAAAAGTATTGGTCTAATCTCATAGACGAGGACGAGTTGTGCGAGAAAATACGGGAGCAGTTATAG
- a CDS encoding carbohydrate ABC transporter permease, whose protein sequence is MTKNSSTLTSARPKLSQQLQKASFQKTVFLLIAIVPTFGGYLLFGLYPNLMSVYYSLLKWNGITKPKFIGLQNYVNMFQDKYVWRALLHNLFFMATVPFFILAISVLLAYLLTNKGYKGTSLLKVLFFFPNVLSTVVVSLLWAFIYDGSFGLLNALLKLIGIDMQGYYWLGDARTALTALVPPSVWAGVGLYVVIFVNAMTTIPKSLYESAILEGAGNMTRLFRITLPLMTPIIRVSAIFLVLGTLKTLDMVLILTRGGPAGSTDVIGLYMFNMAFGEQVRSYGYASAIGMFLFVILVGAKLAVDKLLPNREYEY, encoded by the coding sequence TTGACTAAGAATTCGTCAACCTTGACCTCCGCTCGTCCGAAGCTTAGTCAGCAGCTGCAGAAAGCCAGCTTCCAGAAGACGGTCTTTCTTCTGATTGCTATCGTGCCTACCTTCGGCGGTTACCTGCTATTTGGCTTGTATCCGAATTTAATGTCCGTCTACTATTCTCTGCTGAAATGGAACGGCATTACCAAGCCTAAGTTTATTGGGTTACAGAACTACGTCAACATGTTCCAAGATAAATATGTTTGGAGAGCACTCCTCCATAATCTGTTTTTCATGGCGACTGTGCCATTTTTCATCCTGGCCATCTCCGTGCTTCTAGCCTATTTGCTGACCAACAAGGGGTATAAAGGAACGTCCTTATTGAAAGTACTGTTCTTCTTCCCTAATGTATTGTCAACCGTTGTGGTCTCCTTGCTATGGGCGTTCATCTACGACGGCAGCTTCGGTCTGCTGAATGCTCTGCTTAAGCTCATCGGAATCGATATGCAAGGCTACTACTGGCTGGGAGATGCCCGCACGGCACTCACGGCACTCGTTCCTCCATCCGTGTGGGCGGGGGTCGGCCTGTATGTCGTTATCTTCGTTAACGCGATGACCACGATTCCGAAATCCTTGTACGAAAGTGCCATTCTGGAGGGAGCCGGAAATATGACGCGGCTGTTCCGCATTACGCTTCCCCTCATGACTCCGATCATCCGCGTGAGCGCTATCTTTCTCGTTCTGGGAACTTTAAAAACTTTGGATATGGTTCTGATCTTGACCCGCGGAGGTCCGGCAGGGTCCACCGATGTGATCGGATTGTATATGTTCAATATGGCTTTCGGGGAACAGGTTCGAAGTTACGGATATGCTTCTGCCATCGGCATGTTCCTGTTCGTCATTCTGGTTGGCGCGAAACTGGCGGTAGACAAGCTGCTGCCTAACCGCGAATACGAATATTAG
- a CDS encoding extracellular solute-binding protein: MKAPLKAATLACVLTLITSSITACSSSKPSSDTEASGTPGAKSDVYENGLPKDQKVTLKIGNFEGGMGREWFDYAVKTFKEKYPNVSIDVNSSPNISQITQTKIAANDNEDMFDLFSGSIPGGITSYAESGMLEPQDDLWDRKASDGKGKTLKELAFSGTFESTQHTLGKVYSFPIAGSGSGLMYNKTLFEEKGWNQAPKTWSEFLQLCETIKASGAIPITFPGMYPDYINNGFGTAKLYELAEAKGNLKQVQDNYRNFKLPYYLAPENVERWNRIYEMGKKGYFPSGLAALNHTQSQMQVLQGKAAMVSTGTWVENEMKASTPQGFKWGFMTVPFGESESNTKWVQFTPGSGFLIWAKKPDLNKKWAKEFIVWLWSLDVQAQIAEKGGMLPLRADFSEDQARMAKLQSVPSAFLDYLKNNKVKVDSGYSDTVLTDEAYEQSLKLMSESIAQIATGKQEPLPKLQEAEALLKKAIEAQKK, translated from the coding sequence ATGAAAGCTCCTTTGAAAGCGGCTACACTTGCATGTGTCCTTACCCTTATTACCTCGTCTATTACGGCTTGCAGCAGTTCGAAGCCGTCCAGTGATACCGAGGCCTCCGGGACGCCTGGGGCAAAATCTGATGTATATGAGAACGGCTTGCCGAAAGACCAGAAGGTAACGCTGAAGATCGGCAATTTCGAGGGCGGCATGGGCCGGGAATGGTTCGATTATGCGGTCAAAACCTTTAAGGAGAAATACCCGAACGTCTCGATTGACGTGAACTCTTCTCCGAACATCAGTCAAATCACGCAAACCAAAATCGCAGCAAACGATAATGAGGACATGTTCGATCTATTCTCCGGAAGCATACCCGGGGGAATCACAAGCTACGCCGAGAGCGGTATGCTGGAGCCCCAAGATGATCTCTGGGATCGTAAAGCTAGTGATGGTAAAGGGAAAACCTTAAAGGAACTGGCTTTCTCCGGCACTTTCGAATCCACGCAGCATACACTTGGGAAAGTCTATTCCTTCCCGATTGCGGGCAGCGGCTCCGGCCTGATGTACAATAAGACGCTGTTCGAGGAAAAAGGCTGGAACCAGGCGCCCAAGACGTGGAGCGAGTTCCTGCAGCTCTGCGAAACGATTAAAGCCTCCGGCGCCATCCCGATTACTTTCCCCGGAATGTACCCGGATTATATCAATAATGGGTTCGGCACCGCCAAATTATACGAGCTGGCCGAAGCCAAGGGAAATTTGAAGCAGGTACAGGATAATTACCGCAATTTCAAGCTGCCGTATTATCTCGCTCCGGAAAATGTGGAACGCTGGAACCGGATCTATGAGATGGGCAAGAAAGGCTATTTCCCATCCGGCTTGGCCGCGCTAAACCATACGCAATCCCAAATGCAAGTTCTGCAAGGAAAAGCGGCTATGGTATCGACAGGCACGTGGGTGGAGAACGAGATGAAGGCTTCCACGCCGCAAGGCTTCAAATGGGGCTTTATGACCGTGCCGTTCGGAGAGTCGGAAAGCAATACCAAATGGGTGCAATTCACGCCCGGTTCGGGATTCCTGATCTGGGCGAAGAAGCCGGACCTCAACAAGAAATGGGCCAAGGAATTCATTGTTTGGCTGTGGAGTCTGGATGTGCAGGCACAGATTGCGGAAAAAGGCGGGATGCTTCCGCTGCGGGCGGACTTCTCGGAAGATCAGGCTCGTATGGCGAAGCTGCAAAGCGTGCCTAGCGCTTTCCTGGACTATCTGAAAAATAACAAGGTAAAGGTTGACTCGGGTTACTCCGACACGGTGTTGACAGATGAGGCTTACGAGCAATCGCTTAAGCTCATGTCCGAGTCGATCGCGCAAATCGCCACCGGCAAGCAGGAGCCGCTGCCGAAGCTGCAGGAAGCCGAAGCCTTGCTGAAAAAAGCCATTGAGGCACAGAAAAAATAG
- a CDS encoding carbohydrate ABC transporter permease has translation MKEHRTAFDLIWWVVLAAWSLSILFPVVWVIYESLKTNQEFFQNVWTLPETLNWGNYLSAWERFKLGTTLLNTLYYVGASLVIGTFLTSLNAYALTRMNFRGRKLIWSLIMLSLFLPGINALIPQYILMRDLHLTNSLTGLIILDVLGENVFFLMLLGGFMQSLPMELEESAKIDGASLFKIFSRIIMPLAMPGVITVAIFKFLGLYNTFLQPFIYLSDSSKYTIGVNIYQANMRMQYTNDWVTLFSGVVITMIPSLIVFIICQRWIVEGATMGSVKG, from the coding sequence ATGAAAGAACATCGCACGGCTTTCGATTTGATCTGGTGGGTTGTTCTCGCCGCCTGGTCGCTGTCCATCTTGTTCCCGGTTGTTTGGGTCATATACGAATCGTTGAAAACGAATCAGGAGTTCTTCCAGAACGTTTGGACGCTTCCGGAAACGCTGAACTGGGGCAATTATCTCTCGGCTTGGGAGAGATTTAAACTTGGGACCACCTTGCTTAATACGCTGTATTATGTGGGCGCGAGTCTGGTAATCGGCACATTCCTTACCTCTTTGAATGCGTATGCCCTCACCCGTATGAATTTTAGAGGGCGGAAGCTCATTTGGAGCCTAATTATGCTGTCCCTGTTTTTGCCGGGCATCAACGCCCTCATCCCCCAGTATATCCTTATGCGTGATCTGCATTTGACCAACAGCCTTACCGGACTCATCATCCTGGACGTCCTGGGGGAAAATGTCTTCTTTCTCATGCTGCTTGGCGGGTTCATGCAATCGCTGCCTATGGAACTGGAAGAAAGCGCGAAGATCGACGGCGCTTCTCTTTTTAAAATATTCTCGCGCATTATTATGCCGCTCGCGATGCCCGGCGTTATTACGGTGGCCATCTTCAAATTCCTCGGTCTGTATAACACCTTCCTGCAGCCGTTCATCTATCTGAGCGACTCGAGCAAATATACGATCGGCGTGAATATCTACCAGGCGAACATGCGGATGCAGTATACGAATGACTGGGTGACGCTGTTCTCCGGTGTTGTGATTACGATGATTCCTTCTCTTATCGTGTTCATTATCTGCCAGAGGTGGATTGTGGAAGGGGCCACCATGGGTTCAGTGAAGGGATAA